One Sodalis praecaptivus DNA segment encodes these proteins:
- a CDS encoding LysR family transcriptional regulator, with product MSAPSHTELRIFIAVAERRHFREAADFLGMKPSTLSHAIKGLEERLQVRLFHRTTRSVALTEAGQHFYRRLRPLMRELDDTMNSVTALGKRPAGTLRINGSEAAISILLAEVIPRFNQNFPGIELDLVADGTLSDVIQHGFDAGIRLREDIPQDRVAVRISQEVRFLAVASPAYLASHPPVLTPRDLLQQRCIRQRLPSGKRYAWEFMQKGDVFSLDVPGTLTLNSSPLMVEAAINGLGICFVPEYYARPYFASGALVALLTAWSTASPGLFLYFPPSRHLSFPLQAFIDTIKASRSADRR from the coding sequence ATGAGCGCCCCTTCCCACACTGAACTACGCATCTTTATCGCGGTGGCCGAACGCCGTCATTTTCGCGAAGCGGCGGATTTTCTCGGTATGAAGCCCTCGACGCTGAGCCACGCGATCAAAGGGTTGGAGGAGCGGCTACAGGTCCGCTTATTTCATCGCACCACACGCAGCGTGGCGCTAACCGAGGCGGGCCAACACTTTTATCGCCGCCTGCGCCCGCTAATGCGGGAATTGGACGACACCATGAATAGCGTCACCGCGTTGGGAAAGCGCCCGGCGGGAACTTTACGCATTAACGGTAGCGAGGCGGCCATCAGCATTTTGCTTGCGGAGGTGATACCGCGTTTTAACCAGAACTTCCCGGGTATCGAACTGGATTTGGTGGCCGATGGCACTTTAAGCGACGTAATTCAGCATGGCTTTGATGCCGGTATCCGTTTGCGCGAGGATATTCCGCAGGATAGGGTGGCGGTGCGGATAAGTCAGGAGGTGCGATTTTTGGCGGTGGCGTCTCCAGCCTATTTGGCATCGCATCCGCCGGTGTTAACGCCGCGAGATTTATTGCAGCAGCGCTGCATCCGTCAGCGCTTACCGAGCGGTAAGCGCTACGCCTGGGAGTTTATGCAGAAGGGCGACGTCTTTTCATTGGATGTTCCCGGTACGCTGACGCTGAATAGCAGCCCATTGATGGTCGAAGCGGCGATCAACGGATTAGGTATCTGCTTTGTGCCGGAATATTATGCGCGGCCCTATTTTGCCTCCGGCGCTCTGGTCGCGTTATTAACCGCGTGGAGCACGGCGTCGCCGGGATTATTTTTATATTTTCCGCCTAGCCGCCATCTGTCATTTCCGTTACAGGCATTTATTGACACCATCAAAGCATCGAGATCGGCAGATAGGCGCTAA